A region from the Xenopus laevis strain J_2021 chromosome 4S, Xenopus_laevis_v10.1, whole genome shotgun sequence genome encodes:
- the LOC121393279 gene encoding protein kinase C delta type-like isoform X4 — protein MVRSKNSPESRGLTRKRTIKEKTEGAPKKTKLMGNNMEEKSLRQVEQEVLKREREREPAEAGRSGASRPCVEAQMPKNPKNITNYKFHKELGKGSFGKVMLASLNNCRDQVAIKVIRKTTSVEDILTEARTLRITGACPFLCHGYGAFQTQMHAFLIMEFMSGGTLEQLINKRGCLNRDIIQFYSAEMIIGLQYLHSCGIVHRDLKPPNILLSAEGHIKISDFGLAVEGIFGNKKMYDLVGSYHYMAPEIHLMSGYGAGVDWWAFAIILCQMAARRSPFHEGLTLLNIIESVTLKQPSIPEDISPDLKSLMQELFEKNPDKRLGTSGDIRKHPFYRSVDWAALENRKIPPPFKPQSVLSPSVLWLEVYS, from the exons ATGGTTAGATCCAAAAATTCTCCAGAATCCCGTGGGCTCACGAGGAAGAGAACCATCAAGGAGAAGACAGAAGGGGCACCTAAAAAGACCAAGCTTATGGGTAACAACATGGAGGAGAAAAGCTTGCGTCAAGTAGAGCAAGAGGtgctgaagagagagagagagcgagagccaGCAGAAG CAGGAAGAAGTGGAGCGAGTAGGCCTTGTGTTGAAGCTCAGATGCctaaaaatcctaaaaacatCACCAACTACAAGTTTCACAAGGAGCTGGGAAAAGGAAGCTTCGGAAAG GTTATGCTGGCGTCGCTTAACAACTGCAGAGATCAAGTGGCAATCAAAGTGATTCGGAAGACTACGAGTGTAGAGGACATCCTGACGGAGGCGCGCACTCTCAGAATCACTGGAGCTTGTCCCTTTCTCTGCCATGGATATGGAGCTTTCCAAACGCAG ATGCATGCGTTTCTTATAATGGAGTTCATGAGTGGAGGGACCCTGGAACAGCTTATAAATAAGAGAGGTTGCCTGAACAGGGACATCATACA attcTATTCTGCAGAGATGATCATCGGTCTACAGTATCTGCATTCATGTGGTATTGTGCACCG AGATCTTAAACCACCAAACATCTTACTGAGCGCCGAGGGGCATATCAAGATCAGTGATTTCGGCCTAGCTGTAGAAGGGATTTTCGGCAACAAGAAGATGTACGATCTAGTAGGGTCCTACCACTACATGGCTCCAGAG ATTCATCTGATGAGTGGATATGGCGCAGGAGTGGATTGGTGGGCATTTGCCATTATTCTGTGCCAAATGGCCGCCAGAAGATCTCCATTCCACGAAGGCTTGACACTGCTCAACATCATCGAATCAGTCACCTTGAAGCAGCCTTCCATTCCAGAGGATATCAGCCCTGATCTGAAAAGTCTGATGCAGGAG ctCTTTGAGAAGAATCCAGACAAGCGCCTGGGCACATCGGGGGATATAAGGAAACACCCGTTTTATAGATCGGTTGACTGGGCAGCATTGGAGAACAGGAAGATTCCACCTCCTTTCAAGCCACAATCT GTCCTTTCTCCTTCAGTGCTGTGGCTGGAGGTATATTCTTGA
- the LOC121393279 gene encoding protein kinase C delta type-like isoform X3, producing the protein MVRSKNSPESRGLTRKRTIKEKTEGAPKKTKLMGNNMEEKSLRQVEQEVLKREREREPAEAGRSGASRPCVEAQMPKNPKNITNYKFHKELGKGSFGKVMLASLNNCRDQVAIKVIRKTTSVEDILTEARTLRITGACPFLCHGYGAFQTQMHAFLIMEFMSGGTLEQLINKRGCLNRDIIQFYSAEMIIGLQYLHSCGIVHRDLKPPNILLSAEGHIKISDFGLAVEGIFGNKKMYDLVGSYHYMAPEIHLMSGYGAGVDWWAFAIILCQMAARRSPFHEGLTLLNIIESVTLKQPSIPEDISPDLKSLMQELFEKNPDKRLGTSGDIRKHPFYRSVDWAALENRKIPPPFKPQSQVLSPSVLWLEVYS; encoded by the exons ATGGTTAGATCCAAAAATTCTCCAGAATCCCGTGGGCTCACGAGGAAGAGAACCATCAAGGAGAAGACAGAAGGGGCACCTAAAAAGACCAAGCTTATGGGTAACAACATGGAGGAGAAAAGCTTGCGTCAAGTAGAGCAAGAGGtgctgaagagagagagagagcgagagccaGCAGAAG CAGGAAGAAGTGGAGCGAGTAGGCCTTGTGTTGAAGCTCAGATGCctaaaaatcctaaaaacatCACCAACTACAAGTTTCACAAGGAGCTGGGAAAAGGAAGCTTCGGAAAG GTTATGCTGGCGTCGCTTAACAACTGCAGAGATCAAGTGGCAATCAAAGTGATTCGGAAGACTACGAGTGTAGAGGACATCCTGACGGAGGCGCGCACTCTCAGAATCACTGGAGCTTGTCCCTTTCTCTGCCATGGATATGGAGCTTTCCAAACGCAG ATGCATGCGTTTCTTATAATGGAGTTCATGAGTGGAGGGACCCTGGAACAGCTTATAAATAAGAGAGGTTGCCTGAACAGGGACATCATACA attcTATTCTGCAGAGATGATCATCGGTCTACAGTATCTGCATTCATGTGGTATTGTGCACCG AGATCTTAAACCACCAAACATCTTACTGAGCGCCGAGGGGCATATCAAGATCAGTGATTTCGGCCTAGCTGTAGAAGGGATTTTCGGCAACAAGAAGATGTACGATCTAGTAGGGTCCTACCACTACATGGCTCCAGAG ATTCATCTGATGAGTGGATATGGCGCAGGAGTGGATTGGTGGGCATTTGCCATTATTCTGTGCCAAATGGCCGCCAGAAGATCTCCATTCCACGAAGGCTTGACACTGCTCAACATCATCGAATCAGTCACCTTGAAGCAGCCTTCCATTCCAGAGGATATCAGCCCTGATCTGAAAAGTCTGATGCAGGAG ctCTTTGAGAAGAATCCAGACAAGCGCCTGGGCACATCGGGGGATATAAGGAAACACCCGTTTTATAGATCGGTTGACTGGGCAGCATTGGAGAACAGGAAGATTCCACCTCCTTTCAAGCCACAATCT CAGGTCCTTTCTCCTTCAGTGCTGTGGCTGGAGGTATATTCTTGA
- the LOC121393279 gene encoding protein kinase C delta type-like isoform X2 gives MVRSKNSPESRGLTRKRTIKEKTEGAPKKTKLMGNNMEEKSLRQVEQEVLKREREREPAEGRSGASRPCVEAQMPKNPKNITNYKFHKELGKGSFGKVMLASLNNCRDQVAIKVIRKTTSVEDILTEARTLRITGACPFLCHGYGAFQTQMHAFLIMEFMSGGTLEQLINKRGCLNRDIIQFYSAEMIIGLQYLHSCGIVHRDLKPPNILLSAEGHIKISDFGLAVEGIFGNKKMYDLVGSYHYMAPEIHLMSGYGAGVDWWAFAIILCQMAARRSPFHEGLTLLNIIESVTLKQPSIPEDISPDLKSLMQELFEKNPDKRLGTSGDIRKHPFYRSVDWAALENRKIPPPFKPQSVSPSLQQLYLEETSFSAHQVSGLFWWDTTWA, from the exons ATGGTTAGATCCAAAAATTCTCCAGAATCCCGTGGGCTCACGAGGAAGAGAACCATCAAGGAGAAGACAGAAGGGGCACCTAAAAAGACCAAGCTTATGGGTAACAACATGGAGGAGAAAAGCTTGCGTCAAGTAGAGCAAGAGGtgctgaagagagagagagagcgagagccaGCAGAAG GAAGAAGTGGAGCGAGTAGGCCTTGTGTTGAAGCTCAGATGCctaaaaatcctaaaaacatCACCAACTACAAGTTTCACAAGGAGCTGGGAAAAGGAAGCTTCGGAAAG GTTATGCTGGCGTCGCTTAACAACTGCAGAGATCAAGTGGCAATCAAAGTGATTCGGAAGACTACGAGTGTAGAGGACATCCTGACGGAGGCGCGCACTCTCAGAATCACTGGAGCTTGTCCCTTTCTCTGCCATGGATATGGAGCTTTCCAAACGCAG ATGCATGCGTTTCTTATAATGGAGTTCATGAGTGGAGGGACCCTGGAACAGCTTATAAATAAGAGAGGTTGCCTGAACAGGGACATCATACA attcTATTCTGCAGAGATGATCATCGGTCTACAGTATCTGCATTCATGTGGTATTGTGCACCG AGATCTTAAACCACCAAACATCTTACTGAGCGCCGAGGGGCATATCAAGATCAGTGATTTCGGCCTAGCTGTAGAAGGGATTTTCGGCAACAAGAAGATGTACGATCTAGTAGGGTCCTACCACTACATGGCTCCAGAG ATTCATCTGATGAGTGGATATGGCGCAGGAGTGGATTGGTGGGCATTTGCCATTATTCTGTGCCAAATGGCCGCCAGAAGATCTCCATTCCACGAAGGCTTGACACTGCTCAACATCATCGAATCAGTCACCTTGAAGCAGCCTTCCATTCCAGAGGATATCAGCCCTGATCTGAAAAGTCTGATGCAGGAG ctCTTTGAGAAGAATCCAGACAAGCGCCTGGGCACATCGGGGGATATAAGGAAACACCCGTTTTATAGATCGGTTGACTGGGCAGCATTGGAGAACAGGAAGATTCCACCTCCTTTCAAGCCACAATCTGTAAGTCCATCACTGCAGCAGCTCTATCTGGAGGAAACATCATTTTCTGCACACCAAGTATCAGGTTTATTCTGGTGGGATACGACCTGGGCATAG
- the LOC121393279 gene encoding protein kinase C delta type-like isoform X1 translates to MVRSKNSPESRGLTRKRTIKEKTEGAPKKTKLMGNNMEEKSLRQVEQEVLKREREREPAEAGRSGASRPCVEAQMPKNPKNITNYKFHKELGKGSFGKVMLASLNNCRDQVAIKVIRKTTSVEDILTEARTLRITGACPFLCHGYGAFQTQMHAFLIMEFMSGGTLEQLINKRGCLNRDIIQFYSAEMIIGLQYLHSCGIVHRDLKPPNILLSAEGHIKISDFGLAVEGIFGNKKMYDLVGSYHYMAPEIHLMSGYGAGVDWWAFAIILCQMAARRSPFHEGLTLLNIIESVTLKQPSIPEDISPDLKSLMQELFEKNPDKRLGTSGDIRKHPFYRSVDWAALENRKIPPPFKPQSVSPSLQQLYLEETSFSAHQVSGLFWWDTTWA, encoded by the exons ATGGTTAGATCCAAAAATTCTCCAGAATCCCGTGGGCTCACGAGGAAGAGAACCATCAAGGAGAAGACAGAAGGGGCACCTAAAAAGACCAAGCTTATGGGTAACAACATGGAGGAGAAAAGCTTGCGTCAAGTAGAGCAAGAGGtgctgaagagagagagagagcgagagccaGCAGAAG CAGGAAGAAGTGGAGCGAGTAGGCCTTGTGTTGAAGCTCAGATGCctaaaaatcctaaaaacatCACCAACTACAAGTTTCACAAGGAGCTGGGAAAAGGAAGCTTCGGAAAG GTTATGCTGGCGTCGCTTAACAACTGCAGAGATCAAGTGGCAATCAAAGTGATTCGGAAGACTACGAGTGTAGAGGACATCCTGACGGAGGCGCGCACTCTCAGAATCACTGGAGCTTGTCCCTTTCTCTGCCATGGATATGGAGCTTTCCAAACGCAG ATGCATGCGTTTCTTATAATGGAGTTCATGAGTGGAGGGACCCTGGAACAGCTTATAAATAAGAGAGGTTGCCTGAACAGGGACATCATACA attcTATTCTGCAGAGATGATCATCGGTCTACAGTATCTGCATTCATGTGGTATTGTGCACCG AGATCTTAAACCACCAAACATCTTACTGAGCGCCGAGGGGCATATCAAGATCAGTGATTTCGGCCTAGCTGTAGAAGGGATTTTCGGCAACAAGAAGATGTACGATCTAGTAGGGTCCTACCACTACATGGCTCCAGAG ATTCATCTGATGAGTGGATATGGCGCAGGAGTGGATTGGTGGGCATTTGCCATTATTCTGTGCCAAATGGCCGCCAGAAGATCTCCATTCCACGAAGGCTTGACACTGCTCAACATCATCGAATCAGTCACCTTGAAGCAGCCTTCCATTCCAGAGGATATCAGCCCTGATCTGAAAAGTCTGATGCAGGAG ctCTTTGAGAAGAATCCAGACAAGCGCCTGGGCACATCGGGGGATATAAGGAAACACCCGTTTTATAGATCGGTTGACTGGGCAGCATTGGAGAACAGGAAGATTCCACCTCCTTTCAAGCCACAATCTGTAAGTCCATCACTGCAGCAGCTCTATCTGGAGGAAACATCATTTTCTGCACACCAAGTATCAGGTTTATTCTGGTGGGATACGACCTGGGCATAG